The DNA sequence GAAGAAACCCGGAGATTTGGCAGCTGCGTTATTGACGAGCACATCTACATTCTGATAAAGGCCGTTTATCTGTTTTGCCCAGCGCATTACCGAAGATTCATCACTGAGATCAACGGCTAAACCCGCGGCGGTGACCCCCGTTTTTTCCGTGATCTCGGCCGCGAGCGTCGCGCAGCTTTCCGCCGAGAGATCGGCAACGATGACCTGTGCACCGGCTTCGGCCAGGCGTCGGCAGTAGAGCGATCCGAGGATCCCCGTACCGCCGGTCACGACCGCCGTTTTCCCGGACAGATCAAAGTGATTATGCGGTAAGTCTTTTAAACCCGGCATGAATGACCTCGCCTTTTAAAGAATCGCGGATAGTACCTGCGTCGAGCGTGCTCTTGATCTTTCCGAAAACCTTGTCAGATGCGGCAATGAACCGGTCGATGATCTCGTCGGTATATGCAGCGGAAGCGTAGACGGCAGCACCCACGAGAAAGCCCCGTTCCAGCATTTCCTGCGCATACAGGGTTTGTACCGCGAGCGGATCGGCGGCCTTGAACGAGATATGGGTAAGCGGCGGGATCCCTGATATCTGAATATCGATCCCATGCTTGCATGCGATGGTCGTCCATCCCTCGTTGATGCGCTTCCCGGCCTGGACCAGGCGGGACGGCACATTGTCGTCCTCGATCTTTTTCAACGTCGCAAGCGCTGCCACGAAACCGATCCGCTCTGTCCAGAACGTCGAGCTGATGAAACTTTCCTGGGCGTGCTCCATCACTTCCCGCCGACCGATAACGGCCGATATGGGAAACCCGTTCCCCAGAGCCTTGCCGAACACCGCGATGTCGGGATTCACTCCATGGATCAAATGAATTCCGCCGACATTCATGCGGAATCCGGAGGTCACTTCATCAAAAATGAGGACCGCCCCAATCCGGTCGGCAATCCTCCTGACGCCCTGCAGGAAGCCCGGTGCAGGATCGGATCCCCGCTGCGGCTCCATGATGATCACGCCGATCTCGCCCGGGTGGTTTTCTATGATCCCCTCCAGTTCGTCGATCCGGTTGTAATTGAAGGGGAGGGCCGTCTCGCGCAACTCACGGGGGACACCTCGGGGCTCGAGTCCCGGAAGCAACTGCCCGTCAAGGTTTGAGGCATTGCCCAGGTTCGCGGCCAAGTACCAGTCGTGCCAGCCGTGATAGCCGCAAAAGGCGACCTTTGCCTTTCCGCTGGCGGCCCGTGCGATCCTCACGGCCACGGCGCATGCTTCGCCGCCGGTCCTTGCAAATCGTGCCATCGAGGACCACGGATGAAGGCTGATCAGGCGTTCGGCCAGTGTTACCTCCTCGAAGCAGTTCAACGAGCTCATGGAGCCGTCGCGGACGGCCTGGTGTACGGCGTCGTTCACGCGCTCATCGGCATATCCGAGAATGCAGGAACCGACACCCATTTGGGCGAAATCGTAATATTTGTTCCCGTCCAAGTCCCAGAGCTCGCAGCCTTTCGCCTTGGTATAGTAGGACGGCCAAAGGCCCGGAAGGAACTTCTCACTTCTCTTCGAAAGAAGCTGGCCTCCGCCAGGGATGATCGTTTTCGCCCTTTTCCATAGTTCCGGCCCTTTTGAGGTCATGATGATTTCCCTTTCACGGGATTCCCGGCGGGAGATCCCTTTTGTTCCTCTTCCTGAAGACGGTAAAAGTTGTCCCAATATTGCTTCGTGATCACGTGGTTGATCAGGAAAAGCTTTTTTTCAAGAACGATGTTCACGATCCCCGAATCGTGCTCGGTGTAAGCGGCATCACCGAGCGAATCGATGACCGAGCTGAAAAATTGAAGGTCTTCAGGGTAGTCCAAGGTGAACCGGAGCGCCGAATCCTGGACAGGAAATGCGATCTCGATGTCCGTCAGCTTTCTACTGTCGAAGATGCGGCCCCAGCCGGTTTCGAGGGTATCGTCGAGATGCCCCTCGAGCGAGGTTCCGAGAAAAATCGTGGTATAGCCCATGGAATTCATTCCAAACGGGAGCCCGGTCGTTCTGACGTAGCTCGAGCCCTGCAATAACCGTTGATACACGGCGCGCATCCCTTCAACGGAGCAGAGAATGTCGTCGCCGTCAACGGCGATGATCGCGTCAAGAAGATGCGCGCGCGCTGTTTCCAGATGACGGAGTGGAATATTGTTCTTGCAACCGTAATGAACTACTGCGCCTTCTGCAGAGAACCGCTCGAATTCCTGGTTTTCCGGCTCATTCGATGTCGCTATGATGAGCTGCACCCGTCCCGATCGCATCTCGTCTGCAAATTCCATCCTGATCCGCGCAAGCAGGTAATGGAGGATCGGTTGTTCTCTTACCGGCAGGAGATGTTTGTTTTGTAGCCTCGTCGAACCGAGCCGCGCAGTGATCAGGATCCCGATCTTCATCCGGCAACCTCTACGGAGGCGGCCGCCTTGTCGGACCGTTCTATTGCATACAGGAGAGCGAGCACGCGCTGATCATCTTCGAGGGAATTGATGAACTCCTTCTTTCCCCGGACAGCATCTATGAAGTCCCGGAGCTCGTCGATATACATGTTCTCTCCGATATTGGCATTGTACCCGGCTTCCGCCTGCTTCATTTCATAGGGAAGCACGGTCCATCGTGAAACAGCGGGATCGAACAGGGAGATGTGGTTCTTGTCCCAGTCCCAGACAAGCTGCTGCCTGTCTCCGTTGATCAATAATCTTCTCGTAGCGTGACGTGAAACGACATCTACGGTTACCGTGGCCA is a window from the Nitrospirota bacterium genome containing:
- a CDS encoding aminotransferase class III-fold pyridoxal phosphate-dependent enzyme, encoding MTSKGPELWKRAKTIIPGGGQLLSKRSEKFLPGLWPSYYTKAKGCELWDLDGNKYYDFAQMGVGSCILGYADERVNDAVHQAVRDGSMSSLNCFEEVTLAERLISLHPWSSMARFARTGGEACAVAVRIARAASGKAKVAFCGYHGWHDWYLAANLGNASNLDGQLLPGLEPRGVPRELRETALPFNYNRIDELEGIIENHPGEIGVIIMEPQRGSDPAPGFLQGVRRIADRIGAVLIFDEVTSGFRMNVGGIHLIHGVNPDIAVFGKALGNGFPISAVIGRREVMEHAQESFISSTFWTERIGFVAALATLKKIEDDNVPSRLVQAGKRINEGWTTIACKHGIDIQISGIPPLTHISFKAADPLAVQTLYAQEMLERGFLVGAAVYASAAYTDEIIDRFIAASDKVFGKIKSTLDAGTIRDSLKGEVIHAGFKRLTA